Proteins from a single region of Pseudomonas sp. 10S4:
- a CDS encoding CPBP family intramembrane glutamic endopeptidase, with translation MLALPWLHLALLSLGYALALVYGQLSWLAAISVGLLLIAGFAVRQQTVPVGRYLGHGLFIFLALALAMHWLPGFYNGRGINPHRLTDDAVPFSMYLNQDKPLIGFWLLLVCPWIVGRRSLRLSIYATAMALILSVVLALGGALLLGMISWAPKWPDQAWLWVANNLLLVTLVEEALFRGYIQGGLSRHFKHLPYGENLALLLASLVFGLAHMGAGWQWVLLASLAGVGYGLAYRFGGLGAAIATHFGLNLLHFGLFTYPMLAG, from the coding sequence ATGCTCGCTCTGCCATGGCTGCACCTGGCACTCCTCTCCCTCGGCTACGCACTGGCCCTGGTCTACGGCCAACTTAGCTGGCTGGCGGCGATTTCCGTCGGGTTGTTGCTGATCGCCGGTTTCGCCGTGCGCCAGCAAACGGTGCCCGTCGGCCGTTACCTCGGTCACGGCCTGTTCATCTTTCTGGCATTGGCGCTGGCCATGCATTGGCTCCCGGGCTTCTACAACGGTCGCGGCATCAACCCACATCGCCTCACCGACGATGCCGTGCCGTTTTCCATGTACCTGAATCAGGACAAACCCCTGATTGGTTTCTGGCTGTTGCTGGTCTGCCCGTGGATTGTCGGCCGGCGTTCGCTGCGACTGTCGATTTACGCCACCGCTATGGCCCTGATCCTGAGTGTCGTGCTCGCCCTCGGCGGTGCCTTGTTGCTGGGCATGATCAGTTGGGCGCCGAAATGGCCGGACCAGGCCTGGCTGTGGGTGGCGAACAACCTGCTGTTGGTAACGCTGGTTGAGGAAGCGCTGTTTCGCGGCTACATCCAAGGTGGCCTGAGCCGGCACTTCAAACACCTGCCCTACGGCGAAAACCTCGCACTGCTGCTCGCCTCGCTGGTGTTCGGCCTGGCCCATATGGGCGCGGGCTGGCAATGGGTGTTGCTGGCGAGCCTGGCGGGTGTCGGCTATGGTCTGGCCTACCGATTTGGCGGGTTGGGTGCGGCCATCGCCACCCATTTCGGCTTGAACCTGCTGCATTTCGGCTTGTTCACCTACCCGATGCTCGCCGGATGA